GCGCTGCGCGCGCATCGTCTCTGGAGCAACGCCAACGCCGCCGTGCTGGAGGCGGCGCTCGCCACCTTGCAAGACGCCGGACACGCGTCGAAGTGCCGCCGCGAGATGAACGGGACGCGCCGCTGGCTGGTCTCCGAGATGGAGAAGGACCGGCGCGCCACGATCCCGTCGGAGGCGAATTTCGTGATGATCGACCTGGGCACCGACGTGGCGCCGGTGATTGCGGCCCTGAAAGAGCGCGGCGTGTTCGTCGGCCGCCGGTTCGCGGCGCTGCCGAACCACCTGCGCGTCTCGATCGGCACGCCGGAAGAGATGCGGCGCTTCGTCGCCGCGCTGCGCGCCGTGGCGCCCTCCGGCGCCATCCAGGCGGCTTGAAGGGCCGGGACGGATGGCGGCGCGGCCCGGCGTGAAGCAACGGGCGGCAAGCCGCGCGCCGGCGCTGGATCGGAAGGCGGCGCTGCTGCGTCGCGGAGAGCGGCTGGAGGCGATCAGCGTCGCGTACAACGCGGTCGAAGGGATGATCGTCGTCGGCGCCGGCCTCGGCGCCGGCTCGGCCGCGCTGCTGGGATTCGGCGGCGATTCCCTGATCGAGGTGACGAGCGCGGCGCTGCTGTGGTGGCGGCTGAGGTCGGCGCGCCGGGGAAGCACGGCGCGGCAAGAGGAGCAGACGGAGCATCGGGCGTCCCGGTGGGCGGGGGGGCTACTGATGCTGCTGGCCGCCGGCATCGTCGTCGAGGCCGGGCGCCAGCTGGTCATGCGGCAGGAGCCCGCCGCCAGCGCGCTCGGCATGCTCGTCACGGGGCTGTCGCTGGTGGTCATGCCCTTTCTGGCGCGCGAGAAGCTCAAGT
This sequence is a window from Candidatus Polarisedimenticolia bacterium. Protein-coding genes within it:
- a CDS encoding cation transporter; the protein is MAARPGVKQRAASRAPALDRKAALLRRGERLEAISVAYNAVEGMIVVGAGLGAGSAALLGFGGDSLIEVTSAALLWWRLRSARRGSTARQEEQTEHRASRWAGGLLMLLAAGIVVEAGRQLVMRQEPAASALGMLVTGLSLVVMPFLAREKLKLSKALNSPALRADAHEQVACAWLSGTTLAGLSLNAALGWWWADPAAALCMVPWIAREGWTAWRSGESGAEAR